TCCGGTATCGGGTTCCTGGCAAGCGTCCTTGAGGGTGTTGTAGTTGTGGTTAATGCGGTTCAGGGTCTCCAGCGGATCGAGCGGGGGCTGGGCGGCAACCGCACAGAATGCCAAGGGCAGAGTCCAGGCCAAGGTAAAAGACGAACGAACGGACGGGTACATTGTCGACACTCCTTGTCGCACTAGATGATTTCCTTTAACGAACCAAAGTAGTCAACCCAGTCCTTCCGGTCAAACCAGTACTTTTTTTTGTAGCCAAGCGCTAAAACGCGGCGGGTATCCCGGTTTTTTTAGCTATTTTTTCTAGAGGCGGGCGAGGCTTATCGTCTCGTGTGTGCGTTTTGGCGCCAGCAGCCGCTCGATGGCGCCACTTACCATGTTTTCCATCAGATTATCGCGCTCTTGTTCATCCAGCGAATAGTGCGACAGCCAACTGGGCGCACTGTTGAGCAAGGCGGCAATGGCATGACCGGCGGCCACCCGGCCCTGCTCACTGAATCGGGGGCGGACGCCGAGCATCAGCAGCAACTTGCGTTCGTACTGCTCGCGCAGTTGCCGGACCCGTTCCTGCTGCTCTTCATTCAGGCAGCCGCTGTCGCGCTCCACCAGACGAAAATGCCAAGGCATTTCCTGATGCAGATTCAAGTGCGCGCGGATCAATTGGTTGAGTCTGTCGCGTTTTGCCGGGGCCGTTTGTCCGATGCGCCCCAAGGTAGCCAGCAGCTCTTCGTAGAACTCCTCGATCAGGTCGAGCAGCATGTGCTGCTTGCTGGGGTAATGGTGATACAGCGAGCCCGGGGCGAGCCCCAGGCAGGTCGCGAGCTCACGCATGCCGACCTGACCGAAACCCTTGCTGGCAAAGAGCTCCAGCACCTTGTCCCGGTATTCGGCGAAGCGCGAGCAACGCTCAGGCGTAGGCATGGAAGCCGCGCCCCGTTTTGCGTCCCAGGTAACCGGCGGCGACCATTTCCTTGAGCAGTGGAGCGGGGCGGTATTTGCTGTCGTTGAAGCCGTCGTAGAAGGCTTCAAGGATTGCCAGCACAGTGTCCAGGCCGATCAGGTCCGCCAATGCCAGCGGGCCGATCGGCTGGTTGCAGCCCAGGCGCATGCCGGCGTCGATGTCTTCGGCGCTGGCCAGGCCTTCCTGAAACACCAGGATCGCTTCATTGATCATCGGCACCAGAATCCGGTTGACCACGAAACCCGGACGGTTGCCGGCGGTGATGGCGGTTTTGCCGAGGGTGGTCGCCATGTCCAGTGCCAAGGCGTGGGTGGCATCGCTGGTTTGCAGGCCACGAATCACTTCAATCAGGCCCATCACCGGCACCGGGTTGAAAAAGTGCAGACCGATGAAGCGCTCAGGCTGGCTGACGCTGGCGGCGAGTTGGGTAATGGACAGCGACGACGTATTCGAGGCAATCACACAGTCGGCGCTGACCTGCGCGGCGATTTGTTGCAGCACGCGCAGTTTCAGGTCGAGGTTTTCGGTGGCGGCTTCGATCACCATTTGCACGTTTTGCAGGCTGTTGTAATCGCTA
The Pseudomonas lini DNA segment above includes these coding regions:
- a CDS encoding TetR/AcrR family transcriptional regulator; this translates as MPTPERCSRFAEYRDKVLELFASKGFGQVGMRELATCLGLAPGSLYHHYPSKQHMLLDLIEEFYEELLATLGRIGQTAPAKRDRLNQLIRAHLNLHQEMPWHFRLVERDSGCLNEEQQERVRQLREQYERKLLLMLGVRPRFSEQGRVAAGHAIAALLNSAPSWLSHYSLDEQERDNLMENMVSGAIERLLAPKRTHETISLARL
- a CDS encoding 3-hydroxybutyryl-CoA dehydrogenase, translated to MILQNIGVIGAGTMGNGIAQVCALAGINVTLIDICESALQKAIATVDKNLDRQVAKNTLTHEQKLAALDKIRTSSDYNSLQNVQMVIEAATENLDLKLRVLQQIAAQVSADCVIASNTSSLSITQLAASVSQPERFIGLHFFNPVPVMGLIEVIRGLQTSDATHALALDMATTLGKTAITAGNRPGFVVNRILVPMINEAILVFQEGLASAEDIDAGMRLGCNQPIGPLALADLIGLDTVLAILEAFYDGFNDSKYRPAPLLKEMVAAGYLGRKTGRGFHAYA